From Lewinellaceae bacterium:
CCCGCAAGCAAATCCAATACGACATAGAAGTCGGGGAAGGGCTCGATGTGGCTTACATCGACCGGGACAAACTGGAGAAGATTCTCGCCAACCTCCTGTCCAACGCCTTCAAATTCACCGGCGAAGAGGGCCGGGTCAGCCTCCAGGCCAAAGGACTGGAAAACGGCCGCCGCCTGCACCTGCGCGTTCAGGACAGCGGCATAGGCATTCCTCCAAACCAGCTGCCCTTCCTGTTCGAGCGGTTCTACAGCCGCGGGAATCCCGACAAAGAAATGAAAAGCAGCGGGATCGGGCTGGCCCTGATCAAAGAGTTGGTGGAGCTGCACGGCGGCCGCATTGAAGTGCAAAGCGAGGAAGGCAAGGGAAGTATCTTCCTGGTTTCTCTGCCGATCGGAGAGGCCGTGTTGAAGAAGGGGGTGTTGGTGGAGGGGGATGCGCAGCGGAGGCCCCGTACCGGCGATAGCCGCGTCGGGGCTGTGGATGCTGTGGATGCTGTGGATGCTGTGGATGCTGTGGATGCTGTGGATGCTGTGGATGCTGTGGATGCTGTGGATGCTATGGATGTGGAGCGGAGCGACATCCCGGCGAAGGCCGGGGCTGTGGATGCCGGAGCGCAGCGGAGGCCCCGTACCGGCGATAGCCGCGTCGGGGCTATAGATGCTACAGTGAATGCAGCGCCAGTATCATCCAAGCCGTCATCGCCGGCTGCATCCTCTGAAGAAATCGTTCTGGTAGTCGAAGACAATGAAGACGTCCGCCAGTACATCATCGATCAGCTGCGGGGGCGCTATCGCCTGCTGGAAGCCCCCAACGGGCAAATAGGGCTGGAAATCGCCACCCGGGAAGTGCCCAGCCTTATTATTACAGATGTGATGATGCCCGAAATGGACGGGGTGGAGCTCTGCCGCCGCCTCAAAGAACAGGAAGCGACCAGCCACATTCCCATCATCATGCTAACCGCCAAAGCCGAACGGGAAGACAAACTGGAAGGCCTGGAGCAAGGTGCTGATGATTACCTGACCAAACCCTTTGATGGCGAAGAGCTGCGCCTGCGGGTGCACAACCTGCTCGAACGGGGCCGGCGCTGGCGCGAGCGCTTCAGCAAGGAAGTGAGTTTCAAACCCTCGGAAGTAGCCGCCACCTCCGTCGATGAAGCCTTCCTCATTAAGATCGCGGAAGTAATCGAACAAAATATGGAGGAGGAGACGTTCGGTGTCCCCGACCTGGCTAACGCAGTAGGCTTGAGCCGCAGCCAACTGCACCGAAAGCTCAAGGCCCTGAGTGATAAATCTCCCAGCCAGGTGATCAGAGAGATGCGCCTCCAACGGGCAAAAGACCTGCTGGAAAAGGGTGCAGGCAATGCCTCCGAGGTGGCATTCATGGTGGGGTTCAACAGCCTGGCGTATTTTTCCAAGTGCTTTAAGGATGCTTACGGGCGGCCGCCGAGTGAGGTTTAGTGTAAAAAGCGTAAAGGTGTAAAAGTGTAAAGGTAGCTGCTCCTTCGCGCGTTTACACTTTTACACTTTTACACCTTTCAGTCATTCATACCGCAACGCCTCCACCGGATTCCGCCTCACTGCCCGCAGGGCGTGGTAGCTCACCGTGATCAAAGCCGCAGCCAGGGCAGCCAGGGCAGCCAGGAGCAATGTTCCCGCATCCACCTGCACCCGGTATTCGAAGCCCTGCAGCCAGTTTTGCATGGCCAGATAAGCCACGGGCAGCGCGATGAAACAGGCGATGGCCACCCAACGCGTGAATTCTTTAGCCAGCAACAGGAATAAGGCCCGGGCTGGCGCGCCCAGCACTTTTCGGATACCGATCTCTTTGGTGCGCCGCTCGGCAGTATAAGCCGCCAGGCCCAGCAGGCCCAGGCAGGCGATAAAGACAGCCAGGAAGGTGAACAGGCCGACGATGCGGCCGATGCGCACCTCGGAATCGTACATGGCATTGAAATCATCATCCATGAAGTCGTATCCGAAGGGCTGGTTGGGAGCGAAGGCATCCCACTCGCGTTTTAAGGCGGCAGCCAGGCCCTTAATGTCCCCCGTATTGACCTTCATGGCGAGGTACCCTTTGCTGTCGCCGCAGTGCAAAACCAGGGGCTCGATCTTATCCCGCAGGGAGGAGAAGTGAAAATCCCGGACCACTCCGATTACCCGGTAAGTTTGCGCCTGGCTGGGGTCTTCTCCCAGATGGCTGATCTCCTGCCCCAGAGGGTCTTCCAGATTGAAAATCTTAACGGCCGCTTCATTCAGGATTACGGTACTGGAATCGGAGGGATTATCCCGGGAAAAATCCCTGCCATTGACAATTTCCATACCGAGCGTAGAGATGTAATCAGGATCGGCTTCAAAACGAAACAAGATGTGTGCATTCTCAGGACTGGGGTTTTTACCCATAAAATAACTGGTGCTGCTGCGGTAGGATGGCGTAGGCAGGTAACCGGAGAAAGTAGCGCTTTTCACGCCCGGAATCTGCAGCGCCGCCTCTTTGAACGGCTGCGCGTTATTGCCCAGCGCGTAGGCGTCATTCAGGATCAGCACCTGCTCTTTGCTGAACCCCAGCTTTTTATTCTGAATGAATTGCAACTGCTTATTGATCACCAGGGCGCCCACCATCAGAGCGATGGTGATGGTGAACTGGAAAACGACCAGGACATTGCGGAAAACACCGGCGCCGCCGCCCCGGCTGAGTAGCCCCTGCAAAACCTGCACCGGGCGAAAGGCGGACAAGAAGAATGCAGGATAGCTGCCCGCCAACAGGCCCACCAGCAAGGCCAGGCCGCCCATAGCGGCCCAAAGCCACCCGGTATCCGCCCGCCAAAGGTTGAGTTCCTTGCCGGATAGCTGATTGAAATACGGCATGGCCAGTTGCATCAAAAGGACGGCGATCAGCAAGGCAAGGAGGCTCAACAGGACAGATTCGCTCAGGAATTGGCCAACCAACTGCCGGCGCCGGGCGCCGACCACCTTCCGCAATCCCACCTCCTTGGCCCGGTTGGAAGAACGAGCGGTGGCCAGGTTCATGAAGTTGATGCAGGCCAGCAAGAGGATAAAGACGCCGATAAAGGAAAAGATGTACACATAACGAATGTCGCTATTAGGCGACAGCTCGTCAAACTTATTCGAATGGAGGTGGATTTTCGTCAATGGAAACAAAGAATACTCGGCGCTGTTGCCAGCCTTAAAGAAATCGTCGATGGTCATGCCCATGTACTGCTCCAACTGGCGGCCGATGTGGGTTTCGATGATCTGCGGGAATTTGGACTGCAAAGCCTTGGGATCCGCACCTTCTTTTAATACCAGATAGGTATGGAAGTTGTTGCTGACCCACTGGTTGCTGCGGCTCTCCTCCAGAGAGGGCATGGAAAGGAGCATATTGTAGTAAAAATGAGTATTCTTCGGCATTTCCTCCATGATGCCGGTCACCCGGTGGTTGTGCTCGTTATCCAGCACCAGGGTTTTCCCGATGGGGTCTTCATCGCCGAAATACTTTCTGGCCACTGCCGGCGTAATCACCACAGTGCCCGGTTCCGCCAAAGCCATTTGGGGGTCTCCTTTTAGAAGCGGAAAGGTAAAGACCTGAAAAAAAGTGGAGTCGGCAAAGACCACTTCATCCTCCCGATAGCTGTTGTTCTCATATCGCACCAGGTAGCTGCCGAGGTCCCGCAGGCGCACTTGCTGTACGACCTCGGGGTAACTCTCCAAAACAGTAGGGCCGAAGGGGTCGCCTACCTCGGGTAAATCGAAATCCTGTCCGAAAATGTTGCCCTTAAAATCCACCCGGTAGGTGCGATCCGCCTTTTCGTGGTAGCGGTCGTAGCTCAGCTCGTCCTTTACGTAAGCCAGGATGAACAGGAAACAAGCCAGCCCCAGGGCCAGCCCCAGGACGTTGATCAGGGTGTAGTACTTCTGCTTCCAAAGGTTGCGAATGGCGGTGTTCAGGTAATTTCTCCACATAGTTTGTAAGTTTTTTAGCTTAGTAACGGTTAAATAATAACCTTTCGATTCTGCCTTGCTCTTTTGCCGCCATACGTCGTTGCTCTTCAGTTACGTAACCTCCGGCTATGCTCCCTCATCGCGCCTCGTCTGGCAACAAAATAGCGGCGGCATATTTCGAAACCTTATTATTTGCCCGTTACTTAAAACGGATTGCGTAATTGTTGACGATGGCCAATCAGGGGCGTTATTGGGATAGGGGTTGTGCAAAAAGGCTTGCTCCAAAAAACAGGCCCAAATTTTGTTTTATTGCCGGCCGCGTTGTCGGGGTGCAATTTTCTATTGCGCTCGGACTTTTGGCGGAGGGCAGAATTTAATTCCGGGCAAAAAAACACGATAACCCTTTTTTCACAACCCCTTCGGAGACGGGTTAAATCACAGGGGCAGTTTTTAAAAATTACGCCTCCGGCACCAAATAAATTTGGCGGCCCAGGGTGATCGCCGCTCTTTCATTCCGGGCAGCAACCCAAAACGTTCCAACAAGGAACTTTTTAAGCAGCGAATGGCTCTTTGACGGGTTGGGCCGGATATTGGTTACAGCTCGTGGCCGTTTGCCGCAAAGGATTTTTCGGGGCACAATAATCTCCCATTTTGGAAGCAGAGGCCCCAATTGGCAAGACTTTTAGATTGCTAAATGATGTTTCTGCAGGAGAGTGGTTGTAGGAAGGATGCAAAATGATGGGCCTGCCCCCTATTGAGTGGGTTGAATGCCGGAACTCTTTTCTCAGGCATCTGAGTCAGGTATTCCTCCACTGTTTTTGCTTCACTTTTCATTTGTTGGGTTTAAAGTGTGCCTGGATTGGGAGGATTAAACATGCTGATCCACCAGAATCGGATTGCCGTCCGGATCGATGACAATAAAACTGGCCGGGCCGGAGGTGGTTCCGTCTGCTTCTGACTCCAATTTGACTCCTTTTTCTTTAAGTTGCCGCTGGAGGTCTCTGATGTCGGTAAAAGAATCCAATTTATTGGCATTTTGATCCCATCCCGGATTGAAGGTCAGAATGTTTTTATCAAACATTCCCTGAAACAGCCCGATGATGGCATTCTCATTTTTCATGATGAGCCAATGCTGCTTTATATCACCCCCAAAAACTGAGAACCCAAGGTTCTCATAAAATGCTTTGGAAGCATGAATGTCTTTGACATTGAGGCTTATGGAAAATGCGCCTAGTTTCATAATTATTCGTGTTTAGTATCAATCAAAAAACAACTTCGTCATTGCGGGTGGAAGTCCGCCCCTTTTCGCATGGCGATGCCTTCGGCACAAGGGGAGTCAGAGGGGTTCCGGTGCGGGAAAATGTCGAAATTGTTTTTTGAACGTCACTTAGGATAGTACAGGATCACGTTGGGCGCCGGGGTCTTGCCATCCTGTTTAAAGATGGTTCCGGCGATCAAGAGTTTTTGGCCATCCTGCCCCCAGCCTGCACTGGTGTCAATAGAGCTGATTATTTCGGGCATTCCGATATAGATAAATTCGCCATTCTCGAATGGCCCGCCGACTATTCCGTTATCAGATTTTGAGGGCTGGGGGGTGTGGGCAGGGTTGCCTGCCTGTCCGTTGCAACTCGTCAAAACGTTGAACAGAAACATAAAAAGCCCGATATGATAGATCCGTTTCATGTTTTCTGTTTTGTTTCAGCGGGCGCCTCTTTTCCCGATTCCTTTATCATCTTTTTGAGCAAGGATATTTGTCCTAAATGATAGTAGCTGTGTTCAATCACTCCTTCAATATTTCTCCGGTAATTTCCGTATTTCTCATCTACGAAGGCCTCTTCTAATTTTTCATCCGGCATCAATTCGACGTGACTGGCAAACTTTTCTGCATTCATCCACAGGCTGCTCAGCAGGTTGTCCCAATCTTCTTTTGATTGAATTGGCGGAAGGTCGAAACTGAATTTATCCCGAATTTCAAGCGCCCCTCCTTCGAAAACATTCAGTATTCCGGACAGGTAATAATTAATATGGTAGGCCAGAGCGGCAATCGTGTTTAACGTCCCGATTTTTTGTGTCGCTTGCTTCCAGTCCACGCCTGATAGTTGATCCTTGTAATTTGTATTGGCAATCCATTTACCATTTAAAAGGACTTCCCTGAAACGGCTTGCAATTTGATTTGAATTTTCCATTTATTATTAGAGGGTATAGTTATTTGACTTTTCCTTAAATGCTTTAATCATTTCAATGGCGGATTTATGAGGACTGCCAGCAGCTTTTTCAAAATCAGAGGGTATATCCGGAATACCCGGTTACCCGCCTAATGTGGGACACTATTGATGGCGGAGAAGTTGCGGAAGGCTCGGTACCATTCCGATTTCCGACTCTTGTCCAACGTTAGAACGGTAGCCTAATACCCCGAAGCCGCTCCCGGCTGCCTACAGCCCGAAAACAGACCCAAATCTGCCTTCAAAATACAAAAAAATGGAAAAGATTTAGAACCTGTTTGGATTTCGCTTTGAGAGCGAGCGCCGCTCGTCGAAACGCCCGGCCTCCGACGATACCAACTCCGCCGCCAGCCCTCTCACCCGCCCCTCCAGCTCCGGCATCACCGCTTCCACTTCCGGCGAAAGGCCGATGTGCATCTCCTGCAGTTCAATGATGGAGACGGCGAAGAGATATACTTTGGGCATCCGCCCCATCACCTGCAGCCCTTCCAGGAGGTCGCGCAGGCCGATGTCGTGGGTGCTCATGGAGCGGGGGAACTCTGAGGAAAAGCGGGGCTCCAGCAGGCGGATCGTACCGGGCGTGCGCCCGTCGAGCGTGGCGTCGATGAGGATGACGCAGGGGTAGGATGTAAAGTAATCCATGAGGTGGAAGCCGCCGGTGCCGCCGTCGAGGATGTGCACTCCGGAAGGGAAGGCCTGTTCGGCCAGGCGCTGTGCCAGGTGGACGCCGACGCCTTCGTCGCCCATCAGCAGGTTGCCGATGCCGAGGATGAGGAGGTTGGCATCGAAGGTTGGGGGCTTTGATCTTGCATCGAAGTCTGGAGACTTCGACGAGCTGGTGGTTTGCATGTTGGTGGCTTTTTTCGAAGTGGGAAATCGGAAGGCGGAAGTGGGAAGTCGGAAGTGGGAAGTGGGAAATGCGAAGGGCTTCCGCTTTCCCACTTCGCATTTCCGCCTTCCGACTTGGAATCAGACTTTTTGCTTCTCCCGTATCACTTTCCGCTTCAATTCTTCCTTTTCCTTCTCTTCTTCTTCCATTTCCTGCACAAACGCCTCCTCTTCGATAAACTTCCAGCCGCTGATGATGGAGGACGTCTCCCCCCGGCCCTCTACGTAATCGTGGTAGAATACCAGGTAGACGTGAATGATAGAGAAGACGATAAAGAACCACATGGTGGCGTGGTGAATCTGCCGGAGGTCGAAATCGCCGCCGAACAGGCCAGGCACCCAGGTAAACAGGTTGGGCAGCCACCAGTCGCTCATAGCGGCGTACAGGCCGAAGCCGGTGAGGCACTGCACGGCAAATGCGAGAAATACGAAGAAGTAAATGAAACCGGCCAGGGCATTATGCCCAATGGCGAGGTGCTCCTTATCCTTTTGCAGCAGGATATCGATCTTGATCACTTCCCACATTTCCTGGAAGAATTTCCGGTTGGTGGGAATGAAGTTCTTCCAGTCGGCATAGCGGTTGCCGACGAAACCCCAGTAAAGCCGGAAGATGAAGTTGAACAGAAAAATATAGGAAAAGGCAAAGTGGAGGAAACGGTTGATGCCAAACCAGTAGGCAAAAGATGCTTCCGTCCCCTGCTGAAAGGCGGGCGGGCGGGCGATGATGTAGCCCGTCACACACAACACTACTATGCACAAAGCATTGAGCCAGTGGTAAAACCGGACGGGTAATTGCCAGACGAATACTCGGCGGAGGTTTTGTGTAGCCATTGTATTATGGTTTCCAGATTAGTGTTTGGCTATTGCCCTGACGATAAATGCCAGGGCAACAGCAATTACAGCGCCTTCACGCGGCTGACCTGCTTCCCGTCCTCGTCGTACAGGTGCACGGCGCAGGCCATGCACGGGTCGAAGGAGTGGACGGTGCGCAGGATTTCCAGCGGCTGTTCCGGGTCGGCAACGGGCGTATTATCCGTAAGCGCGGATTCATAGGCCGACATTTTGCCCTCCGGGTCGCGGGGCGAGGCGTTCCAGGTGGTGGGCACCACCAGCTGGTAATTTTCCAGCTTTTGGTCCTTGATCACACACCAGTGTGCCAGGGCGCCGCGGGGCGCTTCGGTATGGCCGACGCCCTGAGCGGAAGCTTCCCAGCGTTCGGGGTTAAATTTAGTAGTGTCTGCCATGCGTGTATCGCCATTCCGGATATTGGTCAGCAATTCCTCGTAGAAGTTCATCGCCCAGCCGGTGATGAGCTGCGTCTCCAGGCCGCGGGCTGCGGTGCGCCCCAGCGTGGAGAACAGGGCGGTGACCGGCACGTCCAGTTTGGACAGAGCCATGTCGACCACTTCTTTGAAGTCTTCCCGGCCGCGGGCGTAACCCACCAGCATTCTGGCCAGCGGGCCGACCTCCATTGCGTTGCCTTTCCAGCGCGGGGTTTTCAGGTAGCTGTATTTCTTATCTACATCGAGGTGTTCGTAGGGCGGTTTGGGCCCGGTATACTTGAGCTTGGTCTCTCCCTTCCAGGGGTGCAGCCCGGCGCTGTCGCCATCGCCGTATTCATACCAGGAACGGCTGACGAATTCCTGGATCTGGGCGTCTTCGCGCAGGTCTACGTCATAGACCTGGCTGATGTCCTTATTCAGGATGGCGCCGGAAGGAATGAGGAAGCTCGACGGGTCGTTGTAGCCGTTGGTGGGCAGGTCGCCGTAGACCAGGTAGTTGCCCAGTCCGCCTCCGATGGCGCCCCAATCCTTGTAGAAAGAGGCGATGGCCAGCAGGTCGGGGATGTAGACCTGTTCGACGAAGCGTTTGCCTTGTTCAAAGAGCTGGCCGACATATGACAGGCGCTCGGCGTTGATGACGCTCACATCATCCAGCCCGATGGAGCAGGCCATGCCGCCAACCAGGTAGTTGGGGTGTGGGTTCTTGCCGCCGAAGATGGCGTGCACCTTGACCATTTCCTTCTGCCATTCGAGGGCTTCCAGGTAGTGAGCCAGGCCAATCAGGTTGACTTCCGCCGGCAGTTTATAGGCGGGGTGGCCCCAGTAGCCGTTGGCGAAGATGCCAAGTTGCCCACTTTCCACAAAACCTTTAATCCGCTTCTGCAGGTCGGAGAAGTAACCCGGCGAACTCTTGGGCCAGTTCGATATGCTCTGCGCCAGCTCGGAGGTCGCCTTCGGATCCGCCTGCAGGGCGTTGACCACGTCCACCCAGTCCATGGCGTGAAGGTGGTAGAAGTGCACCACGTGGTCGTGCATGTACTGCGCGCAGTACATCAGGTTGCGCACGATCTCGGCATTGGGGGGGATGACGATGCCGAGGGCGTCCTCCACCGAACGGCAGGAGGCCAGCGAGTGGACGGTAGTGCAAACCCCGCATACCCGGCCGACGAAGGCCCAGGCATCGCGGGGGTCTCTGCCCTGAAGAATCCTTTCAATAAGGCGGACCATGGTGCCGGAGCTGTATGCGTCCACCACCTTGCCATCCTGAATATCGGCTTCGATGCGCAGGTGGCCTTCAATCCTGGTGATGGGGTCGACGACTATTCTGTTACTCATGATTATTTTTTTTTGAGGACTGGCAAGTTTTTGAAACTTGCCAATCCTAATAAGGCTTAGGATAATGCTTGATCAGACTCTATGCCTTCGGCAATCAGCCCGTCGATGAGCTTCTTCTTGCGCAGGTTGGTGCCGATGGCGTGCGCGGTAATGCCGACGGCAGTAACCCCGGCGGCAACAGCGCCGATCTTGTCGGCATTGCTTTCGATGCCAAAGCCCGGGAAGTTGGTGAGGCGGCGGTAGAACGGCCCGTTGTCCCAGAAGTTCTCCTCGCTGCAGCCGATGCAGCCGTGGCCGGACTGGATGGGGAAGCTGGTTCCGTTGTTCCACTTCGTTACGCCACACGCGTTATAGGTCATCGGCCCGCGGCAGCCTACCTTATAGAGGCAGTACCCTTTCTTTGCATTTTCGTCGTCGAAGCTTTCCACAAACAAGCCGGCATCGTAGAACGGGCGGCGGTAGCAGGTGTCGTGCACCCGCTTGGAGTAGAACGCCTTGGGGCGCCCGATGCGGTCCAGTTCCGGAATGCGCCCGAAGGTAACCAAATGCACCAGCACCCCGGCCATCACTTCACCGATGGGCGGGCAGCCCGGCACCTTGATGATGGGTTTGCCTTTCACCAGCTTGTGGATGGGCGTCGCGCCAGTTGGGTTGGGCTTGGCGGCCTGCACACAACCGTTGCAGGCGCAGCTGCCCCAGCCGATGATGGCCTTGGCGCCGGCGGCTGTCTCCTGGAGGATGTCTACAGCCGAGCGCCCTCCGATGCAGCAGTATACACCATCTTCGTACACCGGCACCGACCCTTCTACACACAACACATACTCGCCGGGGAAATCTTCCATCGTTTTATGCATCGCTGCCTCCGCCTGATGGCCGGAAGCCGCCATCAGGGTCTCGGTGTAGTCCAGCGATATTTTGTCCAGAATGACATCCGCTACTATGGGATGGGAAGAACGGATGAAAGATTCACTGCAGCAGGTGCACTCCTGAAAGTGCATCCAGATGACCGGCACCCGAGAGTTGGACTTCAAGGCTTCGGCCACCTGCGCCGCTCCGGAGGCCTGAAGGCCCATATAAGCGGCAATAGTGGTGCAAAACTTCATGAAATCGCGACGGGAGTAGCCTTTCTGGCGCAGTTCTTCGTAGTAGGTGGGTCGATTGCTTGAAGGCGTCATGGCTGCTAAGGTTTGATTTTTAAACTATCCGGGATTGCCGAATATTATTTGACATCTTGGGTGTAAAGAAAAATCATTGCAAGTATCTGTTATATGATATATATCAGCATTTTGTCGTGACTTTTATCACTCCTATAGCCATGCAAGCCGCTTATTT
This genomic window contains:
- a CDS encoding ABC transporter permease; translation: MWRNYLNTAIRNLWKQKYYTLINVLGLALGLACFLFILAYVKDELSYDRYHEKADRTYRVDFKGNIFGQDFDLPEVGDPFGPTVLESYPEVVQQVRLRDLGSYLVRYENNSYREDEVVFADSTFFQVFTFPLLKGDPQMALAEPGTVVITPAVARKYFGDEDPIGKTLVLDNEHNHRVTGIMEEMPKNTHFYYNMLLSMPSLEESRSNQWVSNNFHTYLVLKEGADPKALQSKFPQIIETHIGRQLEQYMGMTIDDFFKAGNSAEYSLFPLTKIHLHSNKFDELSPNSDIRYVYIFSFIGVFILLLACINFMNLATARSSNRAKEVGLRKVVGARRRQLVGQFLSESVLLSLLALLIAVLLMQLAMPYFNQLSGKELNLWRADTGWLWAAMGGLALLVGLLAGSYPAFFLSAFRPVQVLQGLLSRGGGAGVFRNVLVVFQFTITIALMVGALVINKQLQFIQNKKLGFSKEQVLILNDAYALGNNAQPFKEAALQIPGVKSATFSGYLPTPSYRSSTSYFMGKNPSPENAHILFRFEADPDYISTLGMEIVNGRDFSRDNPSDSSTVILNEAAVKIFNLEDPLGQEISHLGEDPSQAQTYRVIGVVRDFHFSSLRDKIEPLVLHCGDSKGYLAMKVNTGDIKGLAAALKREWDAFAPNQPFGYDFMDDDFNAMYDSEVRIGRIVGLFTFLAVFIACLGLLGLAAYTAERRTKEIGIRKVLGAPARALFLLLAKEFTRWVAIACFIALPVAYLAMQNWLQGFEYRVQVDAGTLLLAALAALAAALITVSYHALRAVRRNPVEALRYE
- a CDS encoding VOC family protein produces the protein MKLGAFSISLNVKDIHASKAFYENLGFSVFGGDIKQHWLIMKNENAIIGLFQGMFDKNILTFNPGWDQNANKLDSFTDIRDLQRQLKEKGVKLESEADGTTSGPASFIVIDPDGNPILVDQHV
- a CDS encoding DUF1572 domain-containing protein, with amino-acid sequence MENSNQIASRFREVLLNGKWIANTNYKDQLSGVDWKQATQKIGTLNTIAALAYHINYYLSGILNVFEGGALEIRDKFSFDLPPIQSKEDWDNLLSSLWMNAEKFASHVELMPDEKLEEAFVDEKYGNYRRNIEGVIEHSYYHLGQISLLKKMIKESGKEAPAETKQKT
- a CDS encoding hydrogenase maturation protease, whose translation is MQTTSSSKSPDFDARSKPPTFDANLLILGIGNLLMGDEGVGVHLAQRLAEQAFPSGVHILDGGTGGFHLMDYFTSYPCVILIDATLDGRTPGTIRLLEPRFSSEFPRSMSTHDIGLRDLLEGLQVMGRMPKVYLFAVSIIELQEMHIGLSPEVEAVMPELEGRVRGLAAELVSSEAGRFDERRSLSKRNPNRF
- the cybH gene encoding Ni/Fe-hydrogenase, b-type cytochrome subunit, with product MATQNLRRVFVWQLPVRFYHWLNALCIVVLCVTGYIIARPPAFQQGTEASFAYWFGINRFLHFAFSYIFLFNFIFRLYWGFVGNRYADWKNFIPTNRKFFQEMWEVIKIDILLQKDKEHLAIGHNALAGFIYFFVFLAFAVQCLTGFGLYAAMSDWWLPNLFTWVPGLFGGDFDLRQIHHATMWFFIVFSIIHVYLVFYHDYVEGRGETSSIISGWKFIEEEAFVQEMEEEEKEKEELKRKVIREKQKV
- a CDS encoding nickel-dependent hydrogenase large subunit; its protein translation is MSNRIVVDPITRIEGHLRIEADIQDGKVVDAYSSGTMVRLIERILQGRDPRDAWAFVGRVCGVCTTVHSLASCRSVEDALGIVIPPNAEIVRNLMYCAQYMHDHVVHFYHLHAMDWVDVVNALQADPKATSELAQSISNWPKSSPGYFSDLQKRIKGFVESGQLGIFANGYWGHPAYKLPAEVNLIGLAHYLEALEWQKEMVKVHAIFGGKNPHPNYLVGGMACSIGLDDVSVINAERLSYVGQLFEQGKRFVEQVYIPDLLAIASFYKDWGAIGGGLGNYLVYGDLPTNGYNDPSSFLIPSGAILNKDISQVYDVDLREDAQIQEFVSRSWYEYGDGDSAGLHPWKGETKLKYTGPKPPYEHLDVDKKYSYLKTPRWKGNAMEVGPLARMLVGYARGREDFKEVVDMALSKLDVPVTALFSTLGRTAARGLETQLITGWAMNFYEELLTNIRNGDTRMADTTKFNPERWEASAQGVGHTEAPRGALAHWCVIKDQKLENYQLVVPTTWNASPRDPEGKMSAYESALTDNTPVADPEQPLEILRTVHSFDPCMACAVHLYDEDGKQVSRVKAL
- a CDS encoding hydrogenase small subunit, yielding MTPSSNRPTYYEELRQKGYSRRDFMKFCTTIAAYMGLQASGAAQVAEALKSNSRVPVIWMHFQECTCCSESFIRSSHPIVADVILDKISLDYTETLMAASGHQAEAAMHKTMEDFPGEYVLCVEGSVPVYEDGVYCCIGGRSAVDILQETAAGAKAIIGWGSCACNGCVQAAKPNPTGATPIHKLVKGKPIIKVPGCPPIGEVMAGVLVHLVTFGRIPELDRIGRPKAFYSKRVHDTCYRRPFYDAGLFVESFDDENAKKGYCLYKVGCRGPMTYNACGVTKWNNGTSFPIQSGHGCIGCSEENFWDNGPFYRRLTNFPGFGIESNADKIGAVAAGVTAVGITAHAIGTNLRKKKLIDGLIAEGIESDQALS